Genomic segment of Canis lupus dingo isolate Sandy chromosome 9, ASM325472v2, whole genome shotgun sequence:
GGGGGGCTCTCCACCCGAGGGGGGCaactcctcccacctccctctcaaTCCCTGCTTTCCCTGCGttgggcggggaggggagggcggcagagatatttatttatttcctttatttatttaattttttttttttttttttttttttttttttttggagtagaGAGTGACAGATGGCGGCGGGTCCCGGGGGAGCCGGCTCTCCCCCAATGCAGACGCATGCCAATCACCGTCTCTCATGTGATAGCTGCTGCCCGTGACGTGCCAAGCCCATATGGCCTGGCATAGAGGCTGGTACCCCGCCTGGTAGAGATGCCACACTCGCTCCGCGGTTCGCATGGCGCTCTGAAGACGCCGGCGCCCGCCGCCTTGAGGAGCCGCTGCCCCCGCTCCCTGAAGATGGGGGAACAATGAAATAAGCGAGAAGATTCCtcttctcccccctctctctcttgcccccctcccccccctcccctcccctctccccttgaCTCCTCTCCGAGGTAAGTTGTCCGAAAGGGAGCTAGATCTGACCCgccgggtgggggggtggggggagggcggcTGCTTTGGCCGACCACAGGGTCCCCAAATCCCCCCTTCCTGGGACGATGCCCCCTCATCGGGTGGGCATCAGAGGTGCCCTGGGTTCCCTCTCCCCTAGGGGCTGCAGCTCAGGGGGCTGCGGAGGGAGGCGTCTCTGCCTCCGATGGGTTTGGGGAGAAAAGCAGGATCATGGAGGGGGGGAGTGAAGGGGCTGAGATGAGGGACCCCCGCCATGGTTGTCCCGGAGGAACCTGCGACCTTTCctctacaccaaaaaaaaaaagaaaaaaaaaaagaaaaagaaaagaaaaagaaaaaaagaaaagcaaacaaatttgATTCCCCCCCGCATCAACCCCGAAATACAACGAGATCCGAAGAGTGGCGAAGGAGGGAGGCAGTTCGAAGGGGGCAAAGGGGTCCCTGACCGCAGGGGAGACGGTCGGGGCTCGCTCCTCTCGACCTCCTCCCCACGCCCGGGTTCCTCGGTCCTCGCCGCCCCGCGCTGGCTCCGGGAGCTGGGGACGCCACGGCTAGAAGAGACTATCCTCCCGCCTCTGGAATTggggctgcgggggtgggggccgAGCCGAGGGCGGCGCGCGGCCAAGTTGCAAATTGGATTAGGGAGCGTGGGGGTGAGAGCcgcgggaggggtgggggggccgggcCGAGGGGCCCGGGCCGCCGGAGCCGCCGAGCGGGGCTGCGGTCCCCACCCGAGGCCGCCCTGCCTTCCTCCACCGCCAGGATAGAGCCGGCGTTCAGGGCGAGCGCGCCGCCTCCCCCCGGCGAGGATGTCGGCTCCGAACGCCCCGACTCGGCCCCCGGCCTGACCGGGAGAAGCCCGGGGCGCGGGCAGCGGCCCCTCATTCCGGCGAGGGGCGGAGCCGGGGCCCAGCGCTGGGGAGAGGGCCCGGGCCGGGATcccgggcgggcggccggggctgggctgggccggcTCTGGGCGGGGCAGGCGGAGGAGGTGGGCGTCCCGAGTCCCTGGGGCAGGAACCCACCCCGGActtgggggtggcggtggggggggcgGCGTGACCCCGGCGCGCCCCTCACTCAGTGCTGTCTGTCTCCCCTTCCCGCCCACGGGGCGCCCTCAGGCACCATGCTGACCCGCCTGTTCAGCGAGCCCGGTCTCCTCTCGGACGTGCCCAAGTTCGCCAGCTGGGGCGACGGCGACGACGACGAGCCGAGGAGCGACAAGGGCgacgcgccgccgccgccgccgccgcctccgccggggcccggggctccggggcccGCCCGGGCCGCCAAGCCAGTCCCTCTCCGTGCAGACGAGGTGCCGGAGGCCGCGCTGGCCGAGGTGAAGGAGGAAGGCGAGCTGGGGGgcgaggaggaagaggaagaggaggaggaggaagggctggaCGAGGCAGAGGGCGAGCGGCCCAAGAAGCGCGGGCCCAAGAAGCGCAAGATGACCAAGGCGCGCCTGGAGCGCTCCAAGCTGCGGCGGCAGAAGGCTAACGCGCGGGAGCGCAACCGCATGCACGACCTGAACGCGGCGCTGGACAACCTGCGGAAGGTGGTGCCCTGCTACTCCAAGACACAGAAGCTGTCCAAGATCGAGACGCTGCGCCTAGCCAAGAACTACATCTGGGCGCTCTCGGAGATCCTGCGCTCCGGCAAGCGGCCCGACCTGGTGTCCTACGTGCAGACGCTGTGCAAGGGTCTGTCGCAGCCCACCACCAACCTGGTGGCCGGCTGCCTGCAGCTCAACTCGCGCAACTTCCTCACGGAGCAGGGCGCCGACGGCACGGGCCGCTTCCACGGCTCGGGGGGCCCGTTTGCCATGCATCCCTACCCGTACCCGTGCTCGCGCCTGGCGGGCGCACAGTGCCAGGCGGCGGGCGGCCTGGGCGGCGGCGCGGCGCACGCCCTGCGGACCCACGGCTACTGCGCCGCCTACGAGACGCTGTATGctgcggcgggcggcggcggcgcgagcCCGGACTACAACAGCTCCGAGTACGAGGGCCCGCTCAGCCCCCCGCTCTGTCTCAATGGCAACTTCTCACTCAAGCAGGACTCGTCGCCCGACCACGAGAAGAGCTACCATTATTCTATGCACTACTCGGCGCTGCCCGGCTCGCGGCCCACGGGCCACGGGCTGGTCTTCGGCTCGTCGGCTGTGCGCGGGGGCGTCCACTCGGAGAATCTCTTGTCTTACGATATGCACCTTCACCACGACCGGGGCCCCATGTACGAGGAGCTCAATGCGTTTTTCCATAACTGAGACCTCGAGCCggcccctttctttttcttttgcctttgcccgcacccctgctcccagccccccGAGCGCAAGGGGACCCCCACCTATCCTGGCGCCGGGCGCGGGGAGCGGGCCGCCGGTACTGACCCTCTCTTGGGCAGTGCAGTCCTCTTACCTGTGGGTGGCCCGTCCCAGGGGCCTCGCTTCCCCCAGGGGACTCGCCTTCTCTCTCCCCAAGGggtttcctcctctttcccatgGGCAGTTCTCCAGGGACTCCTCTTAGGGCATTCCCTGGAGATCACCCCCCATTTCCCAATCCCTACACTTAggtttcctctgcccctcccccctgcaagCCCAAAGGCTTTGGCAAGGGGGCAGCTGAGCTGTGGGATACCATTTTCCctctattgttgttgttgttgttattattatcattattattattattattattattattattattattattattataacagaCACCAAGCTGCCGAGGCAGAAAGGAGCCGGGCGCCCCCTCTTTCTTGAAGAGGGCAAAAGTCAGGGCGCCGGAGCCTGGACCTGGAACGCCCTCTCCCAACCCCTAGTCTCAGcgttttgtgattttaattttggcGGGAGGAAGTGTGGattgagaggaaagagagaggccaagacaatTTGTAACTAGAATCcgtttttcccttttcctttttttaaacaaacaaacaaacgtacaaaaaaaaaaaaaaaaaaagctaagaggCGACGGAGGCCGAACGCAGAGTCCGGATCGGAGAGAAAACGCAGTAAGAACTTTTAGAAgcaataaaaggcaaaaaatactactaccaataataaaaagacacaaatatctATGCAAGGAGGTTCTGACAGAGCCtagcggcccggcccggccccgggaTGCCCCTCCCGGCCCGCGGGTCGCGCCGCCCAAGCGCGGATCTGTGCACTTTGGTGAAGTGGGGGCCGgtgccgccccctcccctccccaggttcTTACAATCAGTGACTCGGAGATTTGGGGCCCCAGTGCcactgccctccccccgccccgtccccatTGTGCGtcatgctgttttttaaaaacctgtttccAAATTTGTATGGAATGGCAAACTGTTGGGGGGGTCGGTTTGGGGAGGGAGGGtttgcatgagagacacacacgcacaccacaCCGCACGCACACGCAGGCCCGGCGCGGGCgtcgaggggcagagggaggagagttCTTGGAACCCTCGCTCCCCGCAGGCAATCCTCATCCCGGGTTGAGGGTGGAGACCAAGACCTAGGGACAGCCCCGCCCCTGCCCGAATGTGCCTCGGTGGGCGCCAGGCGCCCGGCAATTTCCGGTGGCTGGAGAGGTTTTTTTGTCTGAGGCATCCTCTTGGCTCAGGCtagcaggtgggcagggagagggctgaGGGCTCCTTCTGGAAGTTTCCCAGAAAATGGGGCAAAAGGAGAACCTCTCCCCACCGGAGGCAGATCAGGCATCCAAACACACGATGCAAAAATGCAAACCCACAGGCAACACACCCACACACTTACCTACACACTCACACGCAATTTTACCTTCCTCTTGTAGCCAAGATGAAACTCCCGTCGGACACCCGAAGTGCATTGCGTGTTTCTGTTCAGTTTAATGacgattaataaatatttatgtaaatgagATGCAAAGCCGGACCGGTTTCTCACGGTGGCCTCATTTCATTTGGGGGATTGAGCTGGGGCTCTGGGGGATGGAGACACAGAGTCAAGTGACTGTACAGAGGCCAGGTACAGTGACCCTGGACCTTCCTACGTGGGATTTCCACCCTGCAACCTTGCTCCCACCCATCCACTGGGCACCAAAACAGCTACACGCACTGCCCCTCCCAGACCTTACACAAACTCATACACACTCCTAGCACAAAGCATTGCACTAATCTCCCTACACTCCTTCAGTTCCCAAACATGCACCTGTACCTCCTttgagaacaaaatatttttgcatcACTAAGAAATGACCCAGTTGGGAACAGCCGGTCATTTTACAACCCTCTGCCCACtcttgcaaaaaacaaacaaacaaacaaacaaaacaagtgcATAGAGATAAAGAGACAACCATTTGAGCCAGagagggatatttttaaattaaaaaaaattctaaggtCATGAGGATGAAATATTAATGTAGGAAGTCTTTTTAGTATAAAATTTATGTTTCCGTGGACTCAGGGGAATCAGCCATTTTTAGTTTCAGGAATGTTGAAATTTGTAGTACTATTGATGAGGTTGCAGGTGTTCCCTGAGCTGTATGAGGGGTCTGAATCTAGATCCTCATCTGGAAGAATGGAGCTTGAGGTCACCATGAGTTTCCCCTGACAGGACAGCAGGAAACCCCTGGTCTACACCTGGACAGTCTCCTTCCGGCCTGGTGCAGCTCCAGACAGAGGGAACCCTCAGTCTAGGGAGGTGAAAGAAGAGCATCGCAGAAGAGCTTGTTCTGCCCAGGCTGCTTCCCCATCTCACAAGACAGCCTCacaattctctttctctgagcctcacgGGCACAAGCATCTCTGAACTGACTTCCCTGAAAGGACCCTCTCCAGTGGGCACTGGACTCCTGGAATATTTGGAGGAGGGGGTGTGTGTCTAAATCCCAAAAAACACCACCCCGAAGTCTGAACATGGTTAGGAAGACCGAGACTGGGTTGCTTCTGACGCTGcttactaaaattatttaaaacacacacacaaacactgtTGCTTGTTTTAGGGCTGAAATGGGGAGGGGGCGTGCTGTTAGGGCTGGAGCTAGTGGTCAGGCATGCTAAAGGGTTTTTAAAGATTGGATCCAAGAGCCCCAAAAGAGAGCGCCCTGACACAATCAGGAAAAGAGAAGGTAGTTGAAGAAGGAAGCCTTAAATGTGAAAGGGTCGATCGGATTATACTGTCTGGCCTTCAGTTTGGCGTCTCCCTTAAGTGACCACTTCCAAACACTGTCTCATCAGTGGAGACGATGCCCTCTCTCCTCCAACGGAGGACCGCTGCGGGGGCACCAAGGCCCGGGGCTGGGAGCTGTCCGCCCCCGGGTGCTGACTCTCGTCCAGTCTCGAGCCTtccagacacagagggaggccgACTGTGCCCGGCCCCAcggaggggtggaggtgggggtggggggagcgcggCACAGCCAGAGGCCCTTTTCGACGCGCGGCAGGAATTCTGGGCAGAATTCTGCAGTAGTTTTCGGAGAATTTCACTGGAATCTTCTCAAAATTTCATCTAGAATTCTTACAGGATCATTTTCTCTAAACTGAGATTAAGAATTGAGCCCTTCCACCAAGGATTCACCTCTCTCAGTGGTCTAAGGGAATTTAATAAGCCTTGGAGCCATCCCTCTTCTGGGAGAAAGGACTTGACCCACCTTTCTCCCCCACGTCTTGCCTGGTGTATGAAGCTAGGCATAAATTCCAGACTTAAATCTGGAGTCTGGGATGCTCATGGCATGGGACAGGCCTGGCAAGGACAACTAGAGAGAGGGAACTCGGCACCTATCCCGAGGCCTGAATCTTATCCTGCCCTGGAAACAAGGTTAATTGGGCTTCTCTCCCATTCAGCCTGTTTCCCAGAACCCGCTCTGAAATCCCGGGCTGGGTAGCATCCAGGTGGCTTGGGGCCGGAAGCAAAAGACCCCTCCACGTGGCTTCCCTGGCCAGACCACAGACTCCTACTCCGCTTCACTCTTCCGGCTACTCCACGCAGCATCATTCGGCTTTTGAAGATGGATTCTAGCTCCTTCTGAAAGATGTTGAGGACTCTCAGGCCATTGCATCAGTGGTCACCTTGGTGTGGGGGGGTGCCTGGCCCCCTTTTGGGGTGGGAATCCTGCGTGCGCCTTCGCTTCCTGTGAATTCCACTGCTGACAAGAGCTACCCCTTTCCCAATTCCTGACCCTTCCCCCACATTTCCTGCACTCTGTCTGTGCTCTATCCtcccatcacccccccccccccagcactcAACTTCCCTGGTGAGATGGCAAGATGAGCAGGAGAAGAAGATGCGCGAGGACACGCGGCCCCAAACTCCCCCTCGCAGGTTGTTTCCTCTCGCTGGCTCTCCCGCTTGCATGTACACACAGAGAAGCTCCAGGAACAGaaggaggtgtgtgtgtatgtgtgtgtgtgggggggaggtaGAGAAAGCTAAAAGGGGCCAGAGCAGTAGGAGGGAGGGGGCAAGGGGAGAAGTCATGGAGAGGATGCCCTCCTTGCCCTAGCTGGAACAGCGGGATCTCCAAGCAGGCACTAGCAGGCTCAGCTCAACCCCTGGACTATAGAACCTGAAGGGTGCAGCCCGGATCAATCAGGAGGGCATCTCCTCTTGATTTTCTCACCCCCATCCAAAGTCAAGCATGTGGAAATGACAGGGAAATTGAGATATTTCTGAGTCCAGGCCATTTGTCCATCGGGGGGAAAGAGAGGATAAGCCTTGCTGCTTTTCTCCTCACTATTTAACCAGACACATTCTGGACCATGAGCCCCTGATGGCCAGTGAACCCCCAGCTCTGATTTTATCACCTAGTAGGACAATCCAATAAACCACTGAGTACAGTACAGGAAAACTAACCCCATGGGAGTCAGCAACAGGGAACCCCTGACACTCCCCAGACCCCATCGGGTAGTGtatgcttctctttctctcttttatgggAAAGTCAGTCCATGAATGCAAGGATCTCCCACAGAGGGCAGAGATTTCATTCCCTCTTGGATGACCtttgctttctcctcttccccagaGTACTTAAACTTGAAGTTGCCTGCTCCTTAGAGAAATCTGTTGATTTAAGCAGACGTTGAGACTGAGGGATAATTCTAGATTCCACAGTTCAGTTCTCAAGGAAGGTGGGAAGAAAGGGACAACATGGGCCAGGCTTGACCAGCACTGGCCTCCAGCTCCATTCCCAGGATCTTCATATTACAGCAGGGGTCAGACCAGGACTCTGCACTTGACCTGCTCCTACGTGCTCAAAGGAGAAAGTTGCTTTTTATGAGATGTGGAAGGGGGCAGACCGGCCTCAGCTGTCACAACAGACTTCCCACCTCACAGTCCAAGACGttgtcaccttttttttctttagggctGAGGCATGAAAAGCACTGGCCACAgaaccagaggggaggggaggacctGGACTTTGAGAAACCTGGAAAGTCTGCTCCCCTCTTAAATACTGAATCAGCCTCTTGCCTCTCTgtccttcatctttaaaaattctggaCAAAGTTGTCCTGGGTGAAAAGTGGTAAGAAAGGGCACCAGACACCTGCAAAGGGCTGGTCTGCCTTTTGAAACTTTCTCCATCGTAGAGCACTGAGGTAGGAGCAGCCTGCCCAGGGAGTGCCAGCGGGAGAAGGCTGAGAGGAAGGCTGGGCTCACAGGCAGGAAGGCAATCAATTTCTTAGAGGGAGATGCCAGGGACTGGGGGAACCTTAGCCCCCCACTTCTGTGTGAGGAGAAGCTGGGGCGCTCACGGAGGAGGAAAGGACCAGGGAACCCCTAGACACTGGCTGTGCCAAGAAAGCTGGGGTATGCGTTGGGTGGAGATACTGCCCAGATGTGCACCAGGGTGTGGCTCTGGCACTGCAAACTCGGGCCGCCTGTTCCAGCGCAGGAGCGCAGCATCGACTCCCCAAGCCGGCTGGGGCTGCAGGTTTCCATACACGGAGTGTGTGCCTGGTGTTCGGTTATTCAAACCTTTCTCTCTGCTTGTCTCCACCTCGGTATTCATCTCAATCCTCTTTTTGGAATTAATTGAATTAGGACCGGTCTTTCCCGGGCTCTTCCGCCTCTCGCCCCGAGGCTGCGCTggccaggaggccagggctgGCAGGTCAGGTCCCGCCGGGCCCAAGGAACCCCAAGCCCCTTTGGGGACCTGCGTGCCAGTTCCTACCCTCAGCCAAGTCTTCGCCAAGGGCACAGCTGGGCGGGGTCTGGGCAGTCCGCCCGGCTTGGGACATCTGTTCTCGCCAGAGTCGCATTAaaggcaaggggtgggggtgggggctccgaACCAACCTCTCAACCCCAAGCCGAAGCCTGCTTTCTGGACCGCAGGCGGAGGCAGTGGGGGACACTGGACTCGCAcagttttctctttccccttggGAAAGCCCGAGAATTGGTGTGG
This window contains:
- the NEUROD2 gene encoding neurogenic differentiation factor 2, which codes for MLTRLFSEPGLLSDVPKFASWGDGDDDEPRSDKGDAPPPPPPPPPGPGAPGPARAAKPVPLRADEVPEAALAEVKEEGELGGEEEEEEEEEEGLDEAEGERPKKRGPKKRKMTKARLERSKLRRQKANARERNRMHDLNAALDNLRKVVPCYSKTQKLSKIETLRLAKNYIWALSEILRSGKRPDLVSYVQTLCKGLSQPTTNLVAGCLQLNSRNFLTEQGADGTGRFHGSGGPFAMHPYPYPCSRLAGAQCQAAGGLGGGAAHALRTHGYCAAYETLYAAAGGGGASPDYNSSEYEGPLSPPLCLNGNFSLKQDSSPDHEKSYHYSMHYSALPGSRPTGHGLVFGSSAVRGGVHSENLLSYDMHLHHDRGPMYEELNAFFHN